A window of Sulfurimonas gotlandica GD1 contains these coding sequences:
- a CDS encoding response regulator: MAKLLIIEDSKTLCMVFDELLNKYTNFDFDIAMTYEEARLSLSQTRYEFAVADMNLPDAPNGEIIALLNKHNVAPIVFTAIFDESFREGFETARIVDYVLKERFENVIYVIEKLKQLEANKKKTVLVVDDSALYANYLKQNFMLHHFKVISASNGKEALEKLELHPEIDLVITDYHMPVMDGLEFVRAIRKKRTKKDLSIIILTSDTNSYTTSRFLKDGANDYITKPFSRDEFYSRIYQNVETVELFESMRSEFNEDIIALLAEVTEFKSSETSSHIKRISEYVYLLAKLLGMFDEEAKMISKMSVLHDIGKVTIADNVLCKPGKLTQEEFEHMKAHTANGKKLLERAFNSDPKVSKVAQEIAMHHHEKWDGSGYPDGLKGEEIPVHARIVGLVDVFDALVNRRVYKDPWTLDDTLSYIENNAGTHFDPKIVKLFLLNIGCFINVVNKYEDEESKATFCKVSPI, encoded by the coding sequence ATGGCAAAGCTACTAATAATAGAGGATTCTAAAACCCTCTGTATGGTTTTTGATGAACTGCTAAATAAATATACCAACTTTGATTTCGATATAGCCATGACCTATGAAGAGGCAAGACTGTCTCTATCCCAAACAAGATATGAGTTTGCAGTAGCTGATATGAATCTCCCAGATGCACCAAATGGCGAAATTATCGCTCTGTTAAACAAACATAATGTTGCTCCAATAGTCTTTACTGCCATATTTGATGAATCTTTTAGAGAGGGTTTTGAAACCGCTAGAATTGTAGACTATGTACTAAAAGAGCGTTTTGAAAACGTTATATATGTAATTGAAAAGCTTAAACAGCTAGAAGCCAACAAGAAAAAAACAGTACTTGTAGTTGATGACTCAGCTCTTTATGCAAATTATTTAAAACAGAATTTTATGCTTCATCATTTTAAAGTCATAAGTGCTTCTAACGGTAAAGAGGCTCTAGAAAAGTTAGAACTTCATCCAGAGATAGATTTAGTAATCACTGACTATCATATGCCAGTTATGGATGGTTTAGAGTTTGTACGAGCGATTCGTAAAAAAAGAACCAAAAAAGATCTCAGCATCATTATCTTAACCTCAGATACAAACTCCTACACAACAAGCCGTTTTTTAAAAGATGGTGCAAATGACTATATTACCAAACCTTTCTCTCGAGATGAGTTCTATTCTAGGATATATCAAAACGTAGAGACGGTAGAACTTTTTGAATCTATGCGCTCAGAGTTTAATGAAGATATAATCGCATTACTCGCAGAGGTAACAGAGTTTAAAAGTTCAGAGACTTCATCTCACATAAAACGAATCAGTGAGTATGTATATCTTCTAGCAAAGTTGCTTGGTATGTTTGATGAAGAGGCAAAGATGATATCCAAAATGTCGGTTCTTCATGACATAGGAAAAGTCACAATAGCTGATAATGTTCTATGTAAACCGGGTAAATTAACTCAAGAAGAGTTTGAACATATGAAAGCTCACACTGCTAATGGTAAAAAACTACTAGAGAGAGCATTTAACAGTGATCCTAAAGTTAGTAAAGTTGCACAGGAAATAGCGATGCACCATCATGAAAAATGGGATGGAAGCGGTTACCCTGATGGACTAAAAGGAGAAGAGATACCTGTTCATGCGAGGATAGTTGGTTTGGTTGATGTCTTTGATGCTTTAGTTAATAGAAGAGTATATAAGGACCCATGGACATTAGACGACACTCTCTCATATATTGAAAATAATGCAGGTACACATTTTGATCCTAAAATCGTAAAGCTATTTCTTTTAAATATAGGATGTTTTATAAATGTTGTAAATAAGTATGAAGATGAAGAATCCAAAGCTACATTTTGTAAAGTTAGCCCTATCTAG
- a CDS encoding gluconate 2-dehydrogenase subunit 3 family protein yields MFLNTRRTFLKCTAFSTTALILPHTKLFASATILDTLALAQRDLYGDLESAPGFKEINSRAYLSLILTHSRIGEDSKKFITNGATWLEEEAQTLYKTPYTSLSYDERQKTLESTATYKWGESWIDAMLRFIYEAVLGDPIYGINKDSSGWKWLNHVSGLPRPKEPLL; encoded by the coding sequence ATGTTTTTAAATACCAGACGTACTTTTTTAAAATGTACTGCCTTTAGCACTACTGCCCTTATTCTTCCTCACACAAAACTCTTTGCATCTGCAACCATACTCGATACTCTAGCCTTGGCTCAAAGAGATTTGTATGGAGACTTAGAGAGTGCTCCAGGCTTTAAAGAGATAAATTCTAGAGCATATTTGAGTCTCATCTTAACTCACTCTCGCATTGGTGAAGATTCAAAAAAGTTCATAACAAATGGTGCTACTTGGTTAGAAGAAGAAGCGCAAACACTTTATAAAACCCCATATACTTCTCTAAGCTATGATGAACGTCAAAAAACTCTAGAGTCTACAGCTACATACAAGTGGGGAGAATCATGGATAGATGCGATGCTTAGGTTTATATACGAAGCAGTTTTAGGTGATCCTATCTATGGTATTAACAAAGACTCAAGCGGATGGAAGTGGTTAAATCATGTCTCAGGTCTGCCTCGTCCAAAGGAGCCTCTACTATGA
- a CDS encoding GMC family oxidoreductase, translating to MKYDVCIVGSGAGASPIAYELSNAGFNVVVLEKGKYYKEEDFSKDELAVSRRDKFTPLLKDEQHVINTREEDGSMERYEGAKSGWNFWNGSMVGGSSNLMSGYFHKMQKNDFRLKSAYGEIEGANVVDWPISLEDLDPYYEKVKMVVGVSGDEMPYRPLEVNGATKWFDKSCKELGYKSFATPRAILSSPALGRNSCSYSDFCGSYGCATGAKGSARAALLQKCDAKIISEAFVYRLDSDESKITKAHYYDKDMKSHSIDAKIFVVASQAIESSRLLLNSKNKHFPNGLANSSGQVGKNLIFSGGGAGTGRLNKEDFSEEEFKELMTPGLFFNRSLQDWYEYEKGGKKYKGGTIDFLFEHSNIISRASREFYDNDGNIMWGKKLQEKIHNTLTTSRVLTFEVFNDWLPTDYTYVSIDDKVKDKYGVAVGAINLYGHKRDVEVGEHLASMAEKILEKMGATEISIGISSSPPPNLVAGGCRFGRDAKNSVLDKNCKAHDLENLYVTDASFMPTGGSVPYTWTIYANSFRVADHLLKIM from the coding sequence ATGAAGTATGATGTCTGTATAGTCGGAAGCGGAGCAGGTGCATCTCCCATAGCGTATGAGTTGTCAAACGCTGGATTTAATGTAGTAGTTTTAGAAAAAGGAAAGTACTACAAAGAAGAAGACTTCTCAAAAGATGAACTTGCAGTCTCACGTAGAGATAAGTTTACGCCTCTGCTTAAAGATGAACAGCATGTTATAAACACTAGGGAAGAAGATGGAAGCATGGAGAGATATGAAGGTGCTAAAAGCGGTTGGAACTTTTGGAATGGTTCTATGGTCGGAGGCTCATCAAATCTTATGAGTGGATATTTTCATAAGATGCAAAAAAATGACTTTAGACTCAAAAGTGCTTATGGAGAGATAGAGGGAGCAAATGTTGTTGACTGGCCAATCTCACTTGAAGATTTAGATCCATACTATGAGAAAGTTAAAATGGTTGTTGGAGTATCAGGTGATGAGATGCCATACAGACCATTGGAAGTAAATGGTGCAACAAAATGGTTTGACAAGAGCTGTAAAGAGTTAGGTTATAAAAGTTTTGCAACTCCTAGAGCCATACTTTCAAGCCCAGCATTAGGTAGGAACAGTTGTTCATATAGTGATTTTTGTGGAAGTTACGGCTGTGCAACTGGGGCGAAGGGAAGTGCAAGAGCAGCTCTGCTTCAAAAGTGTGATGCCAAGATAATCAGCGAAGCATTTGTATACAGACTAGATAGTGATGAGAGTAAAATCACTAAAGCACACTACTATGACAAAGATATGAAAAGCCACTCTATAGATGCTAAAATATTTGTAGTAGCTTCTCAGGCTATAGAGAGTTCAAGACTACTTTTAAACTCTAAAAATAAGCACTTTCCTAATGGTCTGGCAAATAGCTCAGGGCAAGTTGGAAAGAACTTGATTTTCTCAGGTGGTGGTGCAGGAACAGGTCGTCTAAACAAAGAAGACTTTAGCGAAGAAGAGTTTAAAGAACTTATGACTCCCGGACTCTTTTTTAACCGCTCACTTCAAGATTGGTATGAGTATGAAAAGGGTGGTAAAAAGTATAAGGGTGGAACCATAGACTTTTTGTTTGAACACTCAAATATTATCTCGCGTGCATCTAGAGAGTTCTACGATAATGATGGCAATATCATGTGGGGTAAAAAACTCCAAGAGAAGATTCACAACACCCTTACAACTTCAAGAGTTTTGACATTTGAAGTATTTAACGACTGGCTGCCGACTGACTACACATATGTGAGCATCGATGATAAGGTAAAAGATAAATACGGTGTAGCAGTTGGAGCTATAAATCTTTATGGACATAAAAGAGATGTTGAGGTTGGAGAGCATCTGGCATCTATGGCTGAGAAGATTTTAGAGAAAATGGGAGCTACCGAGATATCTATCGGAATCTCAAGTTCACCACCACCAAACTTAGTCGCAGGTGGTTGTCGTTTTGGTCGTGATGCTAAGAACTCAGTGCTTGACAAAAACTGTAAGGCACATGACTTAGAGAACCTCTACGTCACAGATGCCAGCTTTATGCCAACGGGTGGAAGCGTCCCATACACATGGACAATCTATGCAAACTCATTTAGAGTTGCAGATCATCTTCTTAAAATAATGTAA
- a CDS encoding DUF302 domain-containing protein, with the protein MNKLSILVGAILGLVFSIFVMGIGFKIAAPTMLLKEVKSSYEFDKTVELIKSRINKQDGWHVTNVINQQEEIINHGAADIGKVKIIKFCNAKYAAEMLSADESKIMATKMPLSISVYEKSDGRVIIGLSNGYVMARLFSGRREGVIMEKVIKDMEEVLSFTHFRFTLF; encoded by the coding sequence ATGAATAAGTTATCAATTTTAGTAGGCGCAATCTTAGGTTTAGTTTTTAGTATATTTGTTATGGGCATAGGCTTTAAAATTGCTGCTCCGACTATGCTTTTAAAAGAAGTAAAATCTTCATACGAGTTTGACAAAACAGTTGAACTTATTAAAAGTAGAATCAACAAACAAGATGGCTGGCATGTAACAAACGTTATAAATCAGCAAGAAGAGATTATCAACCATGGCGCAGCTGATATTGGCAAAGTAAAGATTATCAAGTTCTGTAATGCTAAATACGCTGCAGAGATGCTAAGTGCAGATGAAAGTAAAATAATGGCTACTAAAATGCCTCTTAGCATCTCAGTTTATGAAAAGAGTGACGGTCGTGTTATCATCGGACTAAGTAACGGTTATGTTATGGCTAGACTCTTCTCTGGAAGAAGAGAAGGCGTTATAATGGAGAAAGTCATAAAAGATATGGAAGAGGTTTTAAGCTTTACACACTTTAGATTTACATTATTTTAA
- a CDS encoding SLAC1 anion channel family protein, translating into METAMPFNKRSLEHFPVQLFAIVMGLSGFAIVFAKAYHLLDFSYWLYATILFIDTVVFLAIFTAYMLKLLHYTDAVKKEFYHPIKSSFMAAISISFLLLSIAYYDFAPTLSILLWYIGAPLQLAFTLIVIRYWIHNELKVVHSNPAWFIPIVGNVLVPIIGVEAAPVYVSLFFFSLGMFFWIVLFTITMNRIIFHHPLAQKLVPTFFIFIAPPAVGFVSYLRITNGSIDMFAMFLYFIALFTLLLLLFMMRMYDTKVFYISWWAYAFPLAAITIATLMMQMIFHNTFTYLASMSLIALTTLVVGFVAFKTIQAYRAKSICISEEE; encoded by the coding sequence ATGGAAACTGCAATGCCATTTAACAAAAGATCACTAGAACATTTTCCTGTACAGCTCTTTGCTATAGTTATGGGGCTTTCAGGCTTTGCAATAGTTTTTGCAAAAGCCTATCATCTTCTAGACTTCTCTTACTGGTTATATGCGACTATACTTTTCATAGATACAGTTGTGTTTTTAGCAATCTTTACAGCCTACATGCTTAAACTACTTCACTATACAGATGCAGTAAAAAAAGAGTTTTACCATCCCATTAAAAGTTCTTTCATGGCTGCAATCTCTATTAGTTTTTTACTACTATCAATTGCCTACTATGATTTTGCTCCGACACTATCCATTCTTCTATGGTACATCGGTGCACCTCTTCAGTTAGCATTTACACTGATAGTTATCAGATACTGGATACACAACGAGCTAAAAGTAGTACACAGTAATCCTGCGTGGTTCATCCCTATCGTAGGTAATGTTTTAGTTCCCATTATAGGAGTTGAAGCCGCACCTGTTTATGTATCGCTGTTTTTCTTCTCACTTGGGATGTTTTTTTGGATAGTTCTTTTTACTATCACTATGAATAGAATCATCTTTCATCATCCACTAGCACAAAAGCTTGTACCGACTTTTTTCATATTTATAGCACCACCTGCTGTTGGGTTTGTTAGTTATCTCAGAATCACTAACGGCTCTATAGATATGTTTGCAATGTTTTTATATTTCATTGCACTCTTTACGCTTTTACTGCTTTTGTTTATGATGAGGATGTATGACACAAAGGTTTTTTACATCTCATGGTGGGCATACGCCTTTCCACTTGCAGCCATAACAATAGCAACACTTATGATGCAGATGATATTTCACAACACCTTTACATATCTGGCATCTATGAGTTTAATAGCTCTTACAACGTTGGTCGTTGGCTTTGTTGCCTTCAAAACTATACAAGCATACAGAGCTAAAAGCATCTGTATTTCAGAGGAAGAATAA
- a CDS encoding peptidylprolyl isomerase, giving the protein MAYATARHILVASEDECNTLKAEIENGASFESVAQAHSQCPSGAQGGDLGQFGPGQMVPEFDKAVFSGDVGVLYGPIQTQFGYHLLEVTSRG; this is encoded by the coding sequence ATGGCTTACGCAACAGCAAGACATATTTTAGTAGCAAGTGAAGACGAGTGTAATACTTTAAAAGCAGAAATAGAAAATGGAGCTTCATTTGAAAGCGTAGCGCAAGCTCATTCTCAGTGTCCATCTGGTGCGCAAGGTGGAGATTTAGGTCAGTTTGGTCCAGGTCAAATGGTTCCTGAATTTGATAAAGCTGTATTTAGCGGTGATGTTGGTGTTCTTTATGGCCCTATCCAGACACAGTTTGGTTACCACCTTCTAGAAGTAACAAGCAGAGGTTAA
- the aguB gene encoding N-carbamoylputrescine amidase encodes MVKVSAIQMQMSDDRDSNVSKAEALVRESHANGAQIILLPELFSSLYFCKDMDEKYFSLAQELKNNSLIERFSQLAKELSVVILVSYFEKSEEDYFNSLVVVDASGKIMDNYRKTHIPDGPGYEEKFYFKPGDTGFKVYDTAYGKIGIGICWDQWFCETARALTLMGAEIIFYPTAIGSEPEIHLDSKEHWQRVQMGHAATNTVPVVVANRIGEEVGESCSLTFYGSSFITDYTGTKIAEASRDKEEIIYADFDLEDNAKQREYWGLIRDRKPKAYKILCE; translated from the coding sequence ATGGTAAAAGTAAGTGCTATCCAGATGCAAATGAGTGATGACAGAGATTCTAATGTCTCAAAGGCAGAAGCCCTAGTTCGTGAGTCTCACGCAAACGGTGCACAAATCATACTTTTACCAGAACTTTTTTCATCCCTTTACTTTTGTAAAGATATGGATGAAAAGTACTTTTCTTTAGCTCAAGAGTTAAAAAACAACTCACTAATAGAACGCTTTTCACAACTTGCTAAAGAGTTAAGTGTGGTTATATTAGTAAGTTATTTTGAAAAGAGCGAAGAAGATTATTTTAACTCTTTAGTAGTCGTAGATGCATCTGGAAAAATTATGGATAATTACCGTAAAACTCACATACCTGACGGTCCAGGATATGAAGAAAAATTCTACTTCAAACCTGGAGATACAGGCTTTAAAGTTTATGACACAGCTTATGGGAAAATTGGTATTGGCATCTGCTGGGATCAGTGGTTTTGTGAAACAGCTAGAGCTTTGACACTTATGGGCGCTGAGATTATTTTCTATCCTACTGCCATAGGAAGTGAGCCTGAGATTCATCTTGACTCAAAAGAGCATTGGCAACGTGTTCAGATGGGACATGCAGCAACAAATACAGTTCCAGTTGTAGTAGCAAACAGAATAGGAGAAGAAGTTGGCGAGAGTTGCTCTTTGACTTTTTACGGTTCATCATTTATAACTGACTATACTGGTACAAAAATCGCCGAAGCATCTAGAGATAAAGAAGAGATCATTTACGCTGACTTTGATTTGGAAGATAACGCCAAACAAAGAGAGTATTGGGGACTTATAAGAGATAGAAAACCAAAAGCGTATAAGATTTTATGCGAATAA
- a CDS encoding J domain-containing protein, translating to MEIVLRNNLILITTGFDTLNTSWMKDFLNHHARGMLFLPKAVLVFRNETLTEVREEFLHELSQHHAKTHDFDHKFFLRSMLKYGTQPIKIELEKLEDPQTIKVNLYAYDKNTVLISLDQPNLWVLNYLRSQLEVYVERGTDISLVVDVSDYKAKSRLERALNKRHILHYQIQYSYDNRFMSKLYSDFANYSFGDLCKDQDDNSNTHLYTVLECPVGASQDALKKSYKKLAKVYHPDKIIHENPNMIKHYTQKFQLLQEAYTALRIVS from the coding sequence ATGGAAATTGTACTTCGCAATAATCTTATTCTTATCACTACAGGATTTGATACTTTAAATACTTCCTGGATGAAAGATTTTCTAAATCATCACGCAAGAGGTATGCTCTTTTTACCAAAGGCAGTACTAGTATTTAGAAATGAAACTCTCACTGAAGTAAGAGAAGAATTTTTACACGAACTCTCTCAACACCATGCAAAAACGCATGACTTTGACCATAAATTTTTTCTTCGTTCAATGCTAAAGTATGGAACACAACCCATAAAAATAGAACTAGAAAAACTTGAAGACCCCCAAACTATAAAAGTAAATCTTTATGCTTATGATAAAAATACCGTTTTGATTTCGCTTGATCAGCCTAATCTATGGGTACTAAACTATTTGCGTTCACAGTTAGAAGTTTATGTGGAGAGAGGAACTGATATCTCCTTAGTTGTAGATGTTAGTGACTATAAAGCAAAGTCCAGATTAGAACGCGCACTCAACAAAAGACATATTTTGCATTACCAGATTCAGTATAGTTATGACAATCGTTTTATGAGTAAACTTTACAGTGATTTTGCTAATTATAGTTTTGGCGACCTTTGTAAAGATCAAGATGACAATAGCAATACGCATCTTTATACAGTTCTAGAATGTCCGGTTGGAGCAAGTCAAGATGCACTCAAAAAGAGTTATAAAAAACTAGCAAAAGTCTATCATCCTGACAAGATTATACACGAGAATCCAAATATGATAAAGCACTACACGCAAAAGTTTCAACTTCTGCAAGAGGCATATACGGCACTTCGAATAGTAAGTTAA
- a CDS encoding DUF234 domain-containing protein, which yields MTNTKLLEQFRSFYFRNFPDDMEIQIEYFAIFGGLGLEIDTAKPTTFLIEEHILQNFDSLNEKIEQLTLNDTNNKRLLTALAVGDRRIFSAFKRAGLNNGNGGGALNFLQEKGLIQIEYSREEPAKSLNPKGKLKKEIARHRISHKVLFTYPFIRFWFYFIYPHIREIRNGDYDKLFKNFESKQNSYTSLVFEELSEVLLNYNLRDAQILSSGSYWDANVEIDILTVTDDERVYVAECKWTNHQVNKSELHKLEEKCEKLDIEPSQVILFSKRGFSKELKQMEGKDLALYSCEDFKALVKNTSNSELLDNLFSSNH from the coding sequence ATGACAAATACAAAACTATTAGAACAATTTCGTTCATTTTATTTTAGAAACTTTCCTGATGATATGGAGATTCAAATCGAGTACTTTGCCATCTTCGGTGGTCTCGGCTTAGAGATAGACACGGCCAAACCAACAACCTTTCTTATAGAAGAGCATATACTTCAAAATTTTGATTCACTCAATGAAAAAATAGAACAACTGACACTGAATGATACAAATAACAAAAGGCTCTTAACTGCCCTTGCTGTTGGAGATAGAAGAATATTTTCTGCTTTTAAACGTGCAGGACTAAACAATGGAAATGGTGGAGGCGCACTAAATTTTCTACAGGAAAAAGGTCTCATACAAATAGAATACTCAAGAGAAGAACCTGCCAAAAGTCTAAACCCTAAAGGTAAACTAAAAAAAGAAATAGCACGTCATAGAATCTCTCATAAAGTTCTTTTTACATATCCGTTTATAAGATTCTGGTTTTATTTTATCTACCCTCATATTAGAGAGATTAGAAATGGTGATTATGATAAATTATTTAAAAACTTTGAGAGTAAGCAAAACAGTTATACAAGCTTAGTTTTTGAAGAACTCTCAGAAGTACTCTTAAACTACAACCTAAGAGATGCCCAGATTTTAAGTTCTGGAAGTTACTGGGATGCTAACGTAGAGATAGATATACTTACTGTTACGGACGATGAGAGAGTTTATGTAGCTGAATGTAAATGGACTAACCATCAAGTAAACAAAAGTGAGTTACATAAACTTGAAGAAAAGTGCGAAAAGCTCGATATTGAGCCTTCTCAAGTGATTTTATTTTCAAAAAGAGGGTTCTCAAAAGAGTTGAAACAAATGGAAGGTAAAGACTTAGCACTCTATAGTTGCGAGGACTTTAAAGCACTTGTAAAAAATACTTCAAACAGTGAACTTTTAGATAACTTGTTTAGCTCCAATCATTAA
- a CDS encoding Y-family DNA polymerase, whose amino-acid sequence MKIHIDIDCFFVSAARIKDPSLEHKAVAIGGRSDTKIFNNDAKKQTVNFENSGSFVPTFYKAYEESDDDLDAFKDDDGRVRGILTTSSYEARAYGVKTAMNIKDALGLCPHLIIKAPNMSLYQKLSHELHEFLQSRIPLVEQASIDEFYGDLSGWVEDDEVEQFIDNLRHEIKRVIKLPVSIGAAKTRYIAKLATTAAKPFGCKTIYPYELDAFIQNIPVGEFAGIGRSMRERLRSAQIHTLGDLKKRRGTVESWSPYAKELYKRVSGLADAPIETTHRRKSIGISRTFDALHDRAELRRRVHILARHLSFAILKLNVIPTVFHLSISYEMSQSSHKNISLAEIFTEKKFDSLCLSLFNEADNQRRLHVIRLSINCSSFTRDTKKELSLIGFADEQKMKRLTENTQILREKYGIDALKWGSEL is encoded by the coding sequence ATGAAAATCCATATAGATATAGATTGCTTTTTTGTAAGTGCTGCACGCATAAAAGATCCATCACTTGAGCATAAAGCAGTTGCCATTGGAGGAAGAAGTGATACTAAAATCTTCAACAATGACGCTAAAAAGCAGACTGTAAACTTTGAAAATTCAGGCTCTTTTGTACCGACTTTTTACAAAGCTTATGAAGAGAGTGATGATGATTTAGATGCATTTAAAGATGATGACGGGAGAGTTCGAGGTATCCTTACAACCTCTTCTTATGAAGCCAGAGCTTATGGAGTGAAGACTGCCATGAATATAAAAGATGCTCTTGGACTTTGCCCTCACTTAATCATAAAAGCACCAAATATGTCTCTGTATCAAAAGCTCTCACATGAACTTCATGAGTTTTTACAATCTCGCATCCCTCTTGTAGAACAGGCAAGCATTGATGAGTTTTATGGAGATTTATCTGGCTGGGTGGAAGATGATGAAGTAGAGCAATTCATAGACAACCTGAGACATGAAATAAAACGAGTTATAAAACTTCCGGTATCCATAGGAGCTGCAAAAACTCGCTACATTGCAAAGCTGGCAACAACTGCCGCTAAACCTTTTGGATGCAAAACAATTTATCCATACGAACTAGACGCGTTCATACAAAATATTCCTGTTGGAGAGTTTGCAGGAATCGGACGAAGTATGAGGGAGAGACTGCGCTCGGCACAGATTCACACATTAGGAGATTTAAAGAAAAGACGTGGAACAGTTGAATCATGGAGTCCATATGCAAAAGAGTTATACAAAAGAGTAAGTGGGCTTGCAGATGCTCCCATTGAGACAACTCACAGAAGGAAGTCTATTGGCATCTCTCGTACCTTTGATGCACTTCATGACAGAGCTGAACTTAGACGAAGAGTTCACATACTCGCGCGCCATCTTAGTTTTGCCATTTTAAAACTAAATGTCATTCCGACAGTTTTTCATCTTAGCATCTCTTATGAGATGAGCCAAAGCTCACATAAAAACATCTCTCTAGCTGAGATTTTTACAGAGAAAAAGTTTGACTCTCTTTGTCTTAGCCTTTTTAATGAAGCAGACAACCAAAGAAGACTACATGTCATAAGACTGAGCATAAACTGCTCAAGCTTCACAAGAGACACTAAAAAAGAGCTGTCACTCATAGGCTTTGCTGATGAACAGAAAATGAAAAGACTAACAGAAAATACACAAATCCTAAGAGAAAAGTATGGCATAGATGCACTCAAATGGGGGAGTGAACTTTAG
- the nfo gene encoding deoxyribonuclease IV, with protein MSNKFVGAHCSASGGVYNAVANAQKIGAKAFALFTKNQRQWVAKDLDSETIDKFKRALDDSGILPKHVLPHDSYLINLGHPEADKLEKSREAFVDELQRCEQLGLDRLNFHPGSHLKLISEDECLSIISESINMALDKTSGVKAVIENTAGQGSNLGYTFEQLAQIIDKVEDKSRVGICIDTCHMFVAGYDIRTREAYDKTWDDFGKIVGFNYLMGMHINDSKPPLGSKKDRHHSIGEGEIGLDAFRFLMNDERMNDIPLVLETIDESIWKQEIELLYSFEN; from the coding sequence ATGAGTAATAAATTTGTAGGAGCACACTGTTCAGCTAGCGGAGGTGTTTACAATGCCGTAGCAAACGCTCAAAAGATAGGGGCTAAGGCTTTTGCACTATTTACAAAAAACCAAAGACAATGGGTTGCAAAAGATCTAGATTCTGAGACTATAGATAAGTTTAAAAGAGCACTTGATGATAGTGGCATACTTCCAAAGCATGTGTTACCACATGACTCATATCTTATAAATCTTGGTCATCCTGAAGCTGATAAACTTGAAAAATCAAGAGAAGCATTTGTAGATGAGCTTCAAAGATGTGAACAGCTTGGACTTGATAGACTAAACTTCCACCCGGGAAGCCATCTTAAGCTCATAAGTGAAGATGAGTGTCTCAGTATAATCTCTGAGTCAATCAATATGGCTCTTGATAAAACAAGCGGAGTTAAAGCTGTTATAGAAAATACAGCGGGACAGGGAAGTAACCTTGGATATACTTTTGAGCAATTAGCACAAATAATAGATAAAGTAGAAGACAAAAGTAGAGTCGGCATCTGTATAGACACTTGTCACATGTTTGTAGCAGGTTATGATATAAGAACAAGAGAAGCTTATGATAAAACATGGGATGATTTTGGAAAGATTGTAGGTTTTAACTACCTAATGGGTATGCATATTAACGATTCAAAGCCGCCACTGGGTTCAAAAAAAGATAGGCACCATTCAATTGGAGAAGGTGAGATTGGTCTAGATGCTTTTAGATTTTTGATGAATGATGAGAGAATGAATGATATCCCCCTAGTGCTTGAAACAATTGATGAAAGCATCTGGAAACAGGAGATAGAACTTCTTTACTCTTTTGAAAATTAA